The Actinomycetota bacterium genome window below encodes:
- a CDS encoding 4-(cytidine 5'-diphospho)-2-C-methyl-D-erythritol kinase, with amino-acid sequence MTELHHSEKTAEVPAPAKINLSLLVGPRRPDGYHPVCSVMEKVRLFDMLRVSFEDEGFGIRLTGSEIPAADNIVLRAVQALEQELGRRFDLDIELKKEIPVAAGLAGGSTDAAAILRLLTFMFRLELPPERLAEIAAGLGADVPFFLEPGPQLARGAGELLEPLPGLPDYAVVLVKPVVSISTAEVYALYDGLASPTSEDFEERCRESAQALASLSEAADLPSIMHNDLEEPAATLFPGLFELKQELLDSGALAALMSGSGPTVFGIYRDLEAAEAAAALLRQTHRQVWAATPFRE; translated from the coding sequence GTGACTGAGTTGCACCACTCCGAAAAGACAGCTGAAGTCCCGGCGCCGGCCAAGATAAACCTCAGCCTTCTGGTCGGCCCCCGGCGCCCTGACGGTTATCACCCCGTCTGCTCGGTCATGGAGAAGGTCAGGCTGTTCGACATGCTCAGGGTCAGTTTTGAAGACGAGGGGTTCGGCATCCGGCTCACCGGTTCGGAGATACCGGCCGCTGATAATATTGTCCTGCGGGCGGTCCAGGCCCTGGAGCAGGAACTCGGCCGCAGGTTCGACCTCGATATCGAGCTGAAGAAAGAGATCCCGGTCGCTGCCGGGCTGGCGGGGGGAAGCACCGACGCCGCCGCCATCCTCAGGCTGCTTACCTTCATGTTCAGACTGGAGCTGCCACCGGAGCGCCTGGCGGAGATAGCGGCTGGTCTCGGCGCCGATGTGCCTTTCTTCCTCGAGCCGGGACCTCAGCTGGCGCGTGGCGCAGGTGAGCTGCTCGAACCACTTCCCGGCCTGCCGGATTATGCGGTTGTACTGGTCAAGCCTGTGGTCTCTATCTCCACGGCGGAAGTCTATGCACTTTATGATGGCCTGGCGTCACCGACGAGCGAGGATTTCGAGGAGCGCTGCCGCGAGAGCGCGCAGGCGCTTGCTTCGCTGAGTGAAGCCGCTGACCTGCCGTCGATAATGCACAACGATCTGGAAGAGCCGGCGGCCACTCTCTTTCCCGGGCTTTTCGAACTGAAGCAGGAACTGCTCGACAGTGGCGCGCTGGCTGCTCTCATGAGCGGCAGCGGACCAACAGTGTTCGGGATCTACCGGGACCTGGAGGCTGCCGAAGCCGCCGCCGCGCTGCTAAGGCAGACGCACAGGCAGGTCTGGGCGGCGACGCCTTTCCGCGAGTAA
- a CDS encoding DUF2267 domain-containing protein — translation MNEQDFLAIVRTSGNYESQGEASRAAHAVFGTIKSWLTPSASDMVRKALPHDAAQLWQYSPVAYGGGLRAVPGYGEASLRSVHFILKVQQLGDYGSSGEARRATCSVFSAFMKALSIEPGRFLAKVFPLEIMGACRAGSGWAA, via the coding sequence ATGAACGAACAGGATTTTCTGGCAATAGTGAGGACTAGCGGCAATTACGAGTCGCAGGGCGAAGCCAGCAGGGCCGCCCACGCTGTCTTCGGAACCATAAAATCCTGGCTGACTCCTTCCGCTTCAGACATGGTACGCAAGGCTCTTCCCCACGACGCGGCGCAGTTATGGCAGTATTCACCAGTGGCTTACGGTGGCGGCCTGAGGGCAGTCCCGGGTTACGGCGAGGCCTCGCTCCGGTCGGTGCATTTCATCCTGAAAGTCCAGCAACTGGGCGATTATGGTTCCTCCGGAGAAGCCAGGAGGGCGACCTGCTCGGTATTCAGCGCTTTTATGAAGGCCCTTTCGATCGAGCCGGGAAGGTTCCTGGCAAAGGTGTTCCCCCTGGAGATCATGGGGGCCTGCCGCGCCGGTTCCGGCTGGGCAGCCTGA
- the glmU gene encoding bifunctional UDP-N-acetylglucosamine diphosphorylase/glucosamine-1-phosphate N-acetyltransferase GlmU, which translates to MQSDSAEDSRRSLAVVVLAAGLGTRMKSRTPKVLHELCGKPMIVWVNEAIQAVKPDRTLVVLGDGVEAVHQVLPQSTEAVMQERQLGTGDAVRAVRDALAGFEGDILVMCGDTPLVTGEALAGLLKTHGSKAPACTLMTVKLSDPSHYGRICRDADGRVTHIVEHRDASDEEKKICDVNAGVYVFEAPALWEALAEVGTDNSQGEVYLTDAIGIMAGHGQVVLAHTVDDPSVVLGVNSRLDLARAADIMRHRILEHHMLAGVTVTDPATTYVDAGVRIGRDSLLEPMTVLRGDTEIGEDCVIGPSTTMVDSSVDDGSSVVSSHVTGAEIAAGCSVGPFAFLRPGARLEAGAKAGTFVEIKNSLVGEGAKVPHLSYIGDAEIGAGSNIAAGNITANYDGVEKHRTVIGKYVYTGANTVFVAPVDVGDGAMTGAGSVITGDVPKDGLGIARSKQRNVEGYAKKKDKSGKRGEKD; encoded by the coding sequence ATGCAGTCTGATTCAGCCGAAGATTCAAGGCGGTCCCTGGCCGTAGTCGTGCTTGCGGCCGGTCTTGGCACACGCATGAAATCGCGCACGCCGAAGGTGCTGCACGAACTTTGTGGCAAGCCCATGATCGTCTGGGTCAACGAGGCGATCCAGGCTGTGAAGCCTGACCGGACGCTGGTAGTTCTGGGCGATGGCGTCGAAGCCGTGCACCAGGTCCTGCCGCAGTCGACGGAAGCGGTCATGCAGGAGCGCCAGCTGGGTACGGGCGACGCGGTTCGTGCAGTCAGGGATGCCCTGGCGGGGTTCGAAGGCGACATCCTGGTGATGTGTGGCGATACGCCGCTGGTCACTGGCGAAGCCCTGGCGGGCCTGCTGAAGACCCACGGTTCGAAGGCCCCGGCCTGCACCCTGATGACGGTGAAGTTGAGTGATCCGTCGCATTACGGCCGTATCTGCCGTGACGCGGATGGGCGCGTGACCCATATCGTCGAGCATCGGGACGCCAGCGACGAGGAAAAGAAGATTTGCGATGTCAATGCCGGCGTCTATGTTTTCGAGGCTCCGGCGCTTTGGGAGGCGCTGGCGGAAGTCGGCACCGATAACTCCCAGGGTGAGGTCTACCTGACCGACGCCATCGGCATCATGGCTGGTCACGGCCAGGTCGTGCTGGCCCATACGGTCGATGACCCATCGGTGGTGCTGGGTGTGAATTCGCGCCTGGACCTGGCGAGGGCGGCGGATATCATGCGGCATCGCATCCTCGAGCATCATATGCTCGCGGGTGTGACAGTCACGGATCCGGCGACGACCTATGTGGACGCCGGCGTCAGGATCGGCCGCGACTCGCTGCTTGAGCCGATGACTGTGCTCCGGGGCGATACGGAGATCGGCGAGGATTGCGTCATCGGGCCGTCGACGACGATGGTCGACAGCTCGGTGGATGACGGCTCGTCAGTAGTCTCGTCCCACGTGACTGGAGCCGAGATCGCAGCCGGCTGCAGCGTGGGGCCTTTCGCTTTCCTGCGCCCGGGGGCGCGGCTTGAAGCGGGCGCCAAGGCCGGGACTTTTGTAGAGATCAAGAACAGCCTGGTGGGTGAAGGCGCCAAGGTGCCTCATCTGAGCTATATAGGTGATGCCGAGATCGGGGCGGGCAGTAATATCGCCGCCGGCAACATCACCGCCAATTATGATGGGGTCGAAAAACATCGTACGGTGATCGGCAAGTATGTGTATACCGGCGCGAACACTGTGTTCGTGGCACCGGTCGATGTGGGTGATGGCGCCATGACCGGTGCCGGCTCGGTCATCACCGGCGATGTCCCAAAGGACGGGCTGGGTATCGCCCGGTCGAAGCAGCGCAATGTCGAGGGGTACGCGAAGAAGAAGGACAAGTCAGGCAAGCGCGGGGAAAAAGATTAG
- a CDS encoding ribose-phosphate pyrophosphokinase, producing MTQNSKRLMLFCGRSNPDLGQKIADQLQIKLGDVEITTFSNGEIYMRYRENVRGSDVFLIQSTSPPVNDNLVELLIMIQAARLASARRITAVMPWLGYCRQDKKSAGREPISAKLVADLLQVAGADRVLTMDLHQGQVQGFFNIPVDHMTALSILAGYFRLKQIPEEEMVVVSPDVGGSKRAKKFADKLGTVDLAILNKTRPEHNVAEIMEVIGDVKDKTAIMVDDMIDTAGTITAGAEALIEMGAREVYVTATHPVLSGPAYERLEQSPVKEVVVTDTLPLNPEKKTSKIRVLSIASTLGDTIQSVFRDESVSRLFEGNDQLF from the coding sequence CTGACCCAGAACAGCAAGAGGCTGATGCTTTTTTGTGGCCGCAGCAATCCTGATCTGGGACAGAAGATCGCCGACCAGCTTCAGATCAAGCTGGGTGATGTGGAGATCACGACCTTCAGCAACGGGGAGATCTACATGCGCTACAGGGAGAACGTGCGCGGCAGCGACGTCTTCCTGATCCAGTCCACCAGTCCGCCAGTTAATGATAACCTGGTGGAACTGCTGATCATGATCCAGGCAGCGAGGCTGGCTTCAGCCCGGCGCATCACCGCAGTCATGCCCTGGCTCGGCTACTGCCGCCAGGACAAGAAGAGCGCCGGCCGCGAGCCGATCAGCGCTAAGCTGGTGGCGGACCTGCTGCAGGTAGCCGGCGCCGACCGCGTGCTGACCATGGACCTTCATCAGGGCCAGGTCCAGGGATTCTTCAACATCCCGGTGGATCACATGACAGCGCTTTCGATCCTGGCCGGCTATTTCCGGCTTAAGCAGATCCCCGAAGAAGAGATGGTAGTCGTCTCGCCGGACGTGGGCGGCTCCAAGCGCGCCAAGAAATTCGCGGACAAGCTGGGGACGGTGGACCTCGCCATCCTCAACAAGACCCGCCCTGAGCATAACGTGGCCGAGATCATGGAGGTCATCGGTGACGTCAAGGACAAGACAGCCATCATGGTGGACGACATGATCGACACCGCCGGCACCATTACCGCCGGCGCCGAAGCACTGATCGAGATGGGCGCCCGCGAGGTATATGTAACCGCAACGCACCCGGTTCTCTCCGGCCCCGCTTATGAGCGGCTGGAGCAGTCTCCGGTCAAGGAAGTGGTGGTCACCGACACGCTGCCCTTGAATCCGGAGAAAAAGACCAGCAAAATAAGGGTTCTGTCTATAGCCTCGACCCTGGGGGACACGATACAGAGCGTCTTCAGGGACGAGTCGGTGAGCAGGCTGTTCGAAGGCAATGACCAGTTGTTCTAG
- a CDS encoding 50S ribosomal protein L25/general stress protein Ctc, with amino-acid sequence MKKVELTVKERDSFGSPESRRMRSEGWIPGVLYGGGKESVALTVEEKALKQALGRGRRGNVILELTFDGQSQGHPAILKEYQNDPINGHLLHVDFLEVRMDQPIESSVRVELVGSAQGVKDGGILDHGMRELHIRCLPTDMPGEIEVDVSALNIGDSLRVSEVTAPEGVEILDDPEAHIAGVMAPKLVVEEEVVEGEEGAEGAPAAEGEAAPAGEEKAEGGESEG; translated from the coding sequence ATGAAGAAAGTTGAACTGACAGTGAAAGAGCGGGACAGCTTCGGCAGCCCCGAGTCGAGGCGGATGCGCAGCGAAGGCTGGATCCCCGGAGTGCTTTATGGCGGCGGCAAGGAGAGCGTGGCGCTTACCGTCGAGGAGAAGGCGCTGAAGCAGGCGCTCGGCCGCGGCCGGCGCGGCAACGTGATCCTGGAGCTGACCTTCGACGGCCAGAGCCAGGGCCATCCGGCCATCCTCAAGGAATACCAGAACGATCCCATCAACGGCCATCTGCTGCATGTGGACTTCCTCGAGGTCCGCATGGACCAGCCGATCGAATCCAGCGTGCGCGTCGAGCTTGTGGGATCGGCACAGGGTGTCAAGGACGGCGGCATCCTCGATCACGGCATGCGCGAGCTGCATATCCGCTGCCTGCCTACCGACATGCCCGGCGAGATCGAGGTCGATGTGTCGGCGCTCAATATCGGTGACTCCCTGAGGGTCAGCGAAGTGACGGCTCCGGAAGGCGTCGAGATCCTCGACGATCCGGAGGCCCACATCGCCGGCGTCATGGCTCCGAAGCTTGTCGTAGAGGAAGAGGTCGTGGAAGGCGAAGAAGGCGCCGAGGGTGCTCCGGCTGCCGAGGGCGAAGCTGCCCCGGCCGGCGAGGAGAAGGCAGAAGGCGGAGAAAGCGAAGGCTAG
- a CDS encoding aminoacyl-tRNA hydrolase, which translates to MVVGLGNPGDEYRTTRHNAGFMVADRLIRRHGLKRPRRRYEGRWVEGEIDGRTVAVLMPQTYMNSSGDAVSLAAKRKHIPTERIVVIHDDVDFPFGIVRAKHGGGHGGHNGLKSIVKRLGSDGFSRVRVGIGRPEGADAETRDWVLTPFDEPEDELGATLDRAAECVEAIITGGIEVAMGRFNRREEDDSVT; encoded by the coding sequence CTGGTCGTCGGCCTGGGTAACCCGGGCGACGAATACCGGACGACGCGGCATAATGCCGGCTTCATGGTGGCGGACAGGCTGATCCGCAGGCATGGCCTGAAGCGCCCACGCCGCCGCTATGAGGGGCGTTGGGTGGAGGGCGAGATCGACGGCCGTACTGTGGCCGTGCTGATGCCCCAGACCTATATGAACAGCTCCGGCGACGCCGTCTCCCTGGCGGCGAAGCGCAAGCATATCCCCACCGAACGCATCGTGGTCATCCACGATGACGTGGACTTTCCCTTCGGAATCGTGCGCGCCAAGCATGGCGGCGGGCACGGCGGACACAACGGGCTGAAGAGCATCGTCAAGCGGTTGGGCTCGGACGGGTTCAGCCGGGTAAGGGTCGGCATCGGCCGGCCGGAAGGCGCGGACGCCGAGACCCGCGACTGGGTGCTGACTCCTTTTGATGAGCCGGAGGATGAGCTGGGTGCGACGCTGGACCGCGCGGCTGAGTGCGTCGAGGCGATCATCACCGGCGGCATCGAGGTGGCGATGGGGCGCTTCAACCGGCGGGAAGAAGACGACTCAGTCACATAA